In Ailuropoda melanoleuca isolate Jingjing chromosome 4, ASM200744v2, whole genome shotgun sequence, the following proteins share a genomic window:
- the NBEAL2 gene encoding neurobeachin-like protein 2 isoform X4, whose product MAASERLYELWLLYYAQKDLGYLQQWLKAFVGAFEKSISLSSLEPRRPEEAGAEVPLLPRAALHVLAEQLDAGDLEQASLLLKLFIILCRNLENVEAGWGQVLAPRVLALLTQLTAELKGAPASQEGRGLLLENVALHALLLCEGLFDPYQTWRRQHSGEVISSKEKSKYKFPPAALPSEFSAFFRESLQGADGLPPRLLLRLVHLFGAVLAGGKENGEMAVSAGSVQGLLGVVRGWDHGPAQDPRLVPLALEALVGAVHVLHASRTPPRGPELRTLLEGYFRVLNADWPAGPSPGPEEALVTLRVSMLDAIPRMLACEDRPVLQATFLSNNCFEHLTRLIQNSKLYLQARAPPEGDSDLATRLLTEPDVQKVLDQDTDAVAVHVVRVLTCIMSGSPSAKEVFKERIGYPHLLEVLQSHGPPTHRLLQELLNMAVEGDHSGCPPPPIVNEQPVLLLMQWLPALPTAELRLFLAQCLWWLCDSCPASRGTCVQAGLVGHLLETLSAGVALGTHCQEQLWALLQALGRVSLRPLELRCLLRPPPALDSGPGATEAGKARHAGAIIRALSGMARRQGPARALHYFDLTPSMAGIMVPPVQRWPGPGFTFHAWLCLHPVAAPPAPAPSRPLQRKQLYSFFTSSGSGFEAFFTAAGTLVVAVCTRKEYLTMSLPEVSFADSAWHCVAVVHVPGRRPFGQNLVHVYKDGQLVKTAPLRCPSLSEPFSSCCIGSAGHRTTTTTTGLPTPPVPAALAPTHPSLSRSQSVPATAGLGWGAGLVAPLQEGSISSTLAGTQDTRWGSPTSLEGELGAVAIFHEALSSAALRSLFILGPKEMAPFKPEGELHELSAKLLLHYSPQACRNNICLDLSPGHGLDGRLTGHRVETWDVKDVVTCVGGMAALLPLLERVASQPQEAEAGPAETHDLVGPELTSGHNTQGLLLPLGKSSVEVRMERNAVAAFLLMLRNFLQGHAGNQESLVQCQGPAIIGALLRKVPSWAMDMNVLMSAQLLMEQVAAEGSGPLLYLLYQHVLFTFHLWSPSDFAVRLGHIQYMSSIVREHRQKLRKKYGVQFILDALRSHYSPLREHPLAADDVRTVQTSLFGLVREFLVRSSATEDMQVVLSFLAAAADDGQVVGGLDLLLALLQGSPAQESLAVFLVEQGNLEVLLALLVRPRSLPLVSDRVCKILRKLQQNERLPERSRQRLRLREYSLQGLVACLPEGAASPQLCQGLYKLFLGTDCLNLSDLLAVVQLSLQADLSVRLDICRQLFHLIYGQPDIVRLLARQAGWQDVLTRLYVLEATTASSPPPFSPEPPTSPEPTLCQPPTESPETSDVFLPSETPSPDPDAFYHALSPFCTPFDLGLERASVGSCNTAAGGGGGGSSGTLTPASQPGTPSPLEGPRPFPVAHGRHSSSLSNVLEDGSLPEPAISGDDTSNTSNPQQTSEEELCNVLTNVLFSVTWRGVEGSDEAAWRERSQVFSVLTQLGASATLVRPPDCIKRSLLEMMLESALTDIKEAPVGVLASLTQQALWLLRLLQDFLCAEGHGNQELWSEKLFEGVCSLLDRLGAWPHLANGTADLREMAQIGLRLVLGYILLEDPQLHAQAYVKLHSLLQTAVPMRREEACYVLSKLEAALARALNTSPSKTTTEDREPPSAAAAATERCSWLVPLVRTLLDRAYGPLGLQWGLPSLPPTNGSPTFFEDFQDFCATPEWRHFIDKQVQPTMSQFEMDTYAKSHDLMSGFWNACYDTLMSSGQRRQRERAQSRRAFQDLVLEPVQRRVRLEGLRYAAALKQQAAQHSTALLHWEALWRQLSSPCGAWALRDPPVPHWKLSSAETYSRMRLKLVPNHHFNPHLEASALRDNLGEAPLTPTEEASLPLAVTKEAKVSTLPEELQEDQLGEDELAALEKAMQAVELDEQHEKLVLSAECQLVTVVAVIPGLLEITTQHVYFYDGSAERVETEEGIGHDFRRPLAQLREVHLRRFNLRRSALELFFIDQANYFLNFPCKVGGTAASSPCQAPRPQPCPIPPHTQVRNQAYSLLLRLRPPSQGYLSSRSPQEMLRASGLTQKWVQREISNFEYLMQLNTIAGRTYNDLSQYPVFPWVLQDYVSPTLDLSNPAVFRDLSKPIGVVNPKHAQLVREKYESFEDPAGTIDKFHYGTHYSNAPGVMHYLIRVEPFTSLHIQLQSGRFDCADRQFHSVAAAWQARLESPADVKELIPEFFYFPDFLENQNGFDLGCLQMTNEKVGDVVLPPWASSPEDFIQQHRQALESEYVSAHLHEWIDLIFGYKQRGPAAEKALNVFYYCTYEGAVDLDHVVDERERKALEGIISNFGQTPCQLLKEPHPARLSAEEAAQRLARLDTNSPSIFQHLDQLKAFFAEVISDDVPLVLALVPHRQSHSFTIQGSSDLLVTVSASGLLGIHNWLPYDRNINNYFSFSKDATIGNPKMQRLLSGPWVPDCGVSGQALAVAPDGKLLFSGGHWDGSLRVTALPRGKLLKQLNRHLDVVTCLALDTCGIYLISGSRDTTCMVWRLLQEGGLSVGLASKPVQVLYGHEAAVSCVAISTELDMAVSGSEDGTVIIHTVRRGQFVAALRPPGATLPGPVSHLELGSEGQIVVQSSARERVGAQVTYSLHLYSVNGKLRASLPLVEQPTALAVTEDFVLLGTAQCALHILHLNKLLPAAPPLPMKVPIRSVAVTKERSHVLVGLEDGKLIVVGAGQPSEVRSSQFARKLWRSSRRISQVSSGETEYNPGEAR is encoded by the exons AAGGACCTGGGCTACCTGCAGCAGTGGCTGAAGGCCTTTGTGGGTGCCTTCGAGAAAAGcatctccctgtcttctctggagCCACGCAG GCCGGAGGAGGCAGGCGCCGAGGTGCCGCTGCTGCCACGGGCCGCGCTGCATGTCCTGGCCGAGCAGCTGGACGCGGGGGACCTGGAGCAGGCCTCGCTGCTGCTCAAGCTCTTCATCATTCTCTGCAG GAACCTGGAGAACGTAGAGGCAGGCTGGGGCCAGGTGCTGGCGCCCCGGGTGCTGGCCTTGCTGACCCAGTTGACAGCAGAG CTGAAAGGAGCCCCAGCGTCACAGGAGGGCCGTGGGCTGCTGCTGGAGAACGTGGCCCTGCACGCCCTGCTCCTCTGCGAGGGCCTCTTTGACCCCTACCAGACCTGGCGGCGCCAGCACAGTGG ggAAGTCATCAGTTCCAAGGAGAAGAGCAAATACAAGTTCCCTCCGGCTGCTTTGCCCAGTGAATTCAGCGCCTTCTTCCGAG AGAGCCTGCAGGGTGCAGATGGCCTACCTCCCAGGCTGCTGTTACGTCTGGTCCACCTCTTCGGTGCTGTCCTTGCAGGAGGGAAG GAGAACGGGGAGATGGCTGTGAGTGCTGGCTCTGTGCAGGGCCTGTTGGGTGTGGTACGGGGCTGGGACCACGGGCCGGCCCAGGACCCCCGCCTAGTGCCCCTGGCGCTGGAGGCGCTCGTGGGGGCCGTACATGTCCTGCATGCCAGCCGCACACCCCCTCGGGGGCCAGAGCTCCGCACCCTGCTTGAGGGCTACTTCCGCGTCCTTAACGCCGACTGGCCGGCGGGCCCGAGCCCCGGCCCTGAAGAGGCCCTTGTCACCCTGCGGGTCAGCATGCTCG ACGCCATCCCCAGGATGCTGGCGTGTGAGGACCGGCCGGTGCTGCAGGCCACCTTCCTCAGCAACAACTGCTTTGAACACCTCACTCGCCTCATCCAGAACAGCAAG ctGTACCTGCAGGCCCGGGCGCCCCCTGAGGGGGACAGTGACCTGGCTACCCGGTTACTGACCGAGCCCGATGTCCAGAAG GTACTGGACCAGGACACAGATGCCGTCGCAGTGCATGTGGTCCGAGTGCTGACCTGCATCATGAGTGGCTCCCCTTCAGCCAAG GAGGTGTTCAAGGAGCGCATCGGCTACCCTCACCTGCTCGAGGTTCTGCAGAGCCACGGTCCCCCCACCCACCGGCTGCTGCAAGAGCTACTCAACATG GCTGTGGAGGGGGACCACAGTGGATGCCCGCCACCCCCGATCGTCAACGAGCAGCCCGTGCTGCTGCTGATGCAGTGGCTGCCGGCACTGCCCACAGCAGAGCTGCGGCTCTTCCTCGCGCAGTGCCTCTGGTGGCTCTGTGACAGCTGCCCGGCCAGCCGGGGCACGTGCGTGCAGGCGGGCCTGGTGGGCCACCTGCTGGAGACGCTCAGTGCGGGGGTAGCCTTGGGGACCCACTGCCAGGAGCAGCTGTGGGCGCTGCTGCAAGCCTTGGGCCGAGTGTCTCTGAGACCCTTGGAGCTGCGCTGCCTGCTGCGCCCCCCACCAGCGCTGGACTCGGGGCCCGGCGCAACGGAGGCCGGGAAGGCCAGGCATGCCGGTGCTATCATCCGTGCGTTGTCAGGCATGGCCCGGCGCCAGGGCCCTGCACGAGCCCTACACTACTTTGACCTGACGCCCAGCATGGCGGGGATTATGGTACCCCCCGTGCAGCGCTGGCCAGGACCCGGCTTCACCTTCCACGCCTGGCTCTGTCTGCACCCCGTGGCTGcgccacctgccccagccccctcccggCCACTCCAGCGAAAGCAGCTGTACAG CTTCTTCACCAGCAGTGGCTCAGGGTTCGAGGCCTTCTTCACGGCAGCTGGGACGCTGGTGGTGGCCGTGTGCACCCGGAAGGAGTACTTGACCATGAGCTTGCCTGAAGTGTCCTTTGCCGACTCTGCCTGG CACTGCGTGGCCGTTGTCCATGTGCCCGGGCGCCGGCCCTTCGGCCAAAACCTGGTCCATGTCTACAAAGACGGCCAGCTGGTCAAGACAGCACCCCTTCGCTGCCCCTCCCTCAGTGAG CCTTTCTCCTCCTGCTGTATCGGCTCTGCTGGGCACCGCACAACGACCACCACCACGGGGCTGCCTACGCCACCAGTCCCTGCTGCCCTGGCTCCCACTCACCCCTCCCTTTCCCGCTCCCAGTCGGTCCCCGCCACCGCAGGGCTTGGCTGGGGGGCCGGGCTGGTGGCCCCCCTGCAGGAGGGCAGCATCAGCTCCACCCTTGCAGGCACACAGGACACCCGGTGGGGCAGCCCCACGTCCCTGGAGGGTGAGCTGGGGGCCGTGGCCATCTTCCATGAAGCCTTGTCCTCGGCGGCCCTGCGGTCCCTGTTCATCTTGG ggccCAAGGAGATGGCACCCTTCAAGCCCGAGGGTGAGCTGCACGAGCTTAGCGCCAAGTTGCTCCTCCATTACTCACCTCAG gcctgtAGGAACAACATCTGCCTGGACCTGTCCCCCGGCCATGGGCTGGATGGCCGCCTGACGGGCCACAGGGTGGAGACGTGGGACGTGAAG GATGTGGTGACTTGTGTGGGAGGCATGGctgccctgctgcccctgctggAGCGAGTGGCCTCACAGCCCCAAGAGGCCGAGGCAGGTCCTGCTGAGACACATGACCTCGTGGGGCCTGAGCTGACCTCTGGCCACAATActcagggcctgcttctcccactgggCAAGTCCTCAG TAGAGGTGCGCATGGAGAGGAACGCCGTGGCTGCCTTCCTGTTGATGCTGCGGAACTTCCTGCAGGGCCATGCGGGGAACCAGGAGAGCCTGGTGCAGTGCCAGGGGCCGGCCATCATCGGGGCCCTCCTGCGAAAG GTTCCCAGCTGGGCCATGGACATGAACGTGCTCATGTCCGCCCAGCTGCTGATGGAGCAGGTGGCCGCAGAGGGCAGCGGGCCCCTCCTGTACCTGCTTTACCAGCATGTGCTCTTCACCTTCCACCTCTGGAGCCCCAGTGACTTTGCCGTGCGCCTTG GCCACATCCAGTACATGTCTAGCATAGTCCGGGAGCACAGACAGAAGCTGCGGAAGAAGTACGGGGTTCAGTTCATCCTGGATGCGCTGCGCTCCCATTACAG CCCACTGCGGGAGCACCCCCTAGCGGCCGACGACGTGCGCACAGTGCAGACTTCACTCTTTGGCCTGGTGCGGGAGTTCCTGGTTCGGAGCTCGGCCACCGAGGACATGCAGGTGGTGCTTAGCTTTCTGGCCGCTGCAGCTGATGATGGGCAG GTGGTGGGTGGTCTGGACCTGCTGCTGGCGCTGCTGCAAGGCTCACCGGCACAGGAGAGTCTGGCTGTCTTCCTGGTGGAGCAGGGAAACCTTGAGGTGCTGCTGGCTCTGCTGGTGCGGCCGAGGTCACTGCCCCTGGTGTCCGACCGAGTCTGCAAG ATCCTGCGCAAACTGCAGCAGAATGAGCGCTTACCTGAGCGGAGCCGCCAGCGGCTCCGGCTGCGAGAATACAGTCTCCAGGGGCTCGTCGCCTGCCTGCCAGAGGGGGCTGCTtccccccagctctgccagggcCTCTACAAGCTATTCCTGGGGACAG ATTGCCTGAATCTCTCTGATCTGTTGGCCGTGGTGCAGCTGTCCCTCCAGGCTGACCTCAGCGTCCGCTTGGACATTTGTCGCCAG CTCTTCCACCTCATCTACGGACAGCCAGACATAGTGCGGCTGCTGGCCCGACAGGCTGGCTGGCAGGACGTGCTGACCCGGCTCTATGTCCTGGAGGCGACCACAGCCAGCAGTCCCCCGCCCTTCTCCCCGGagccacccacctccccagagCCCACCTTATGCCAGCCACCCACTGAGTCACCTGAGACGTCGGACGTCTTCCTGCCCTCGGAGACCCCCAGCCCGGACCCTGATGCCTTTTACCACGCTCTCTCTCCGTTCTGTACACCTTTTGACCTGGGCCTGGAACGGGCCAGCGTGGGTTCGTGCAACACTGCTGCTGGCGGCGGTGGCGGTGGTAGCAGTGGGACTCTtactccagccagccagcccggCACACCTTCCCCACTGGAGGGGCCCCGGCCCTTCCCTGTGGCCCACGGCCGCCATAGCTCCAGTCTCTCCAATGTGCTGGAGGACGGCAGCCTCCCGGAGCCCGCCATCAGTGGGGACGATACCTCAAATACCAGCAACCCTCAG CAAACCTCTGAGGAGGAATTGTGCAACGTCCTCACCAACGTGCTGTTCTCGGTGACGTGGCGCGGTGTGGAAGGCAGCGATGAGGCCGCCTGGCGGGAGCGCAGCCAGGTCTTCTCGGTGCTCACCCAGCTGGGGGCCTCAGCCACACTTGTGCGCCCACCGGACTGCATCAAGCGCAG cctcctggagATGATGCTGGAGTCAGCCCTGACCGACATCAAAGAGGCCCCCGTTGGGGTCCTGGCCAGCCTCACCCAGCAGGCGCTCTGGCTGCTGCGCCTGCTGCAGGACTTCCTGTGCGCGGAGGGCCACGGGAACCAGGAGCTGTGGAGTGAGAAG CTCTTTGAGGgagtgtgcagtctgcttgacCGCCTGGGAGCCTGGCCACACCTGGCCAATGGCACAGCGGATCTCCGAGAGATGGCCCAGATCGGCCTGCGCCTAGTGCTTGGCTACATCCTGCTGGAGGACCCACAG CTGCATGCCCAGGCCTATGTGAAACTGCACTCGCTGCTGCAGACCGCAGTGCCCATGCGGCGGGAGGAGGCCTGCTATGTGCTCTCCAAGCTGGAGGCGGCACTGGCGCGGGCGCTGAACACCTCCCCATCAAAAACGACCACTGAGGACAGGGAGCCCCCAAGTGCAGCTGCTGCAGCCACAGAGCGCTGCTCGTGGCTGGTACCCCTGGTGCGCACCCTGCTCGACCGTGCCTATGGGCCGCTGGGGCTCCAGTGGGGACTGCCTTCCCTGCCGCCCACCAACGGCAGCCCCACCTTCTTCGAGGACTTCCAGGACTTTTGTGCCACACCTGAATGGCGCCACTTCATCGACAAGCAG GTGCAGCCCACCATGTCGCAGTTCGAAATGGACACTTACGCGAAGAGCCACGACCTCATGTCGGGCTTCTGGAATGCCTGCTATGACACGCTCATGAGTAGTGGACAGCGGCGCCAGCGGGAGCGGGCACAGAGCCGTCGGGCCTTCCAG GACCTGGTGCTGGAACCTGTGCAAAGGCGCGTGCGCCTGGAGGGGCTGCGCTACGCGGCGGCACTGAAGCAGCAGGCGGCGCAGCACTCCACTGCCCTGCTGCACTGGGAGGCGCTGTGGCGTCAGCTCTCCAGCCCCTGTGGGGCCTGGGCCCTGAG GGACCCCCCTGTTCCACATTGGAAGCTGTCCAGTGCTGAGACATACTCGCGGATGCGTCTGAAGCTAGTGCCCAACCATCACTTCAACCCTCACTTGGAAGCGAGCGCCCTACGCGACAACCTGG GTGAGGCCCCCCTGACCCCTACGGAGGAGGCCTCGCTGCCTCTAGCAGTGACCAAGGAGGCCAAAGTCAGTACCCTCCCAGAGGAGCTGCAGGAAGACCAGCTGGGCGAAGATGAGCTGGCTGCGCTGGAGAAAGC GATGCAGGCGGTGGAACTGGACGAGCAGCATGAGAAGCTGGTGCTTTCAGCGGAGTGCCAGCTGGTCACAGTGGTGGCTGTGATCCCAGGGCTGCTGGAGATCACCACGCAGCATGTGTACTTCTATGATGGCAGCGCCGAGCGTGTGGAAACGGAGGAGG GCATCGGCCACGACTTCCGGCGCCCACTCGCCCAGCTGCGTGAGGTCCACCTGCGGCGTTTCAACCTGCGCCGCTCAGCACTCGAGCTCTTCTTCATCGATCAGGCCAACTATTTCCTCAACTTCCCGTGCAAGGTGGGCGGGACCGCAGCCTCGTCTCCGtgccaggcccccaggccccagccctgccccatcccaccccacacccaggtACGGAACCAGGCTTACTCCTTGCTCCTGCGCCTCCGACCGCCGAGCCAAGGCTACCTAAGCAGCCGCTCCCCCCAGGAGATGCTGCGTGCCTCTGGCCTCACCCAG aaatGGGTCCAGCGTGAGATCTCCAACTTCGAGTACTTGATGCAACTCAACACCATTGCAGGGCGGACCTACAACGACCTGTCTCAGTACCCTGTG TTCCCCTGGGTCCTGCAGGACTACGTGTCCCCAACTTTGGACCTCAGCAACCCGGCCGTCTTCCGGGACCTGTCTAAGCCCATCGGTGTGGTGAACCCCAAGCATGCCCAGCTCGTGAGGGAGAA GTACGAGAGCTTCGAGGACCCAGCGGGCACCATTGACAAGTTCCACTATGGCACCCACTATTCCAACGCACCGGGCGTGATGCACTACCTCATCCGCGTGGAGCCCTTCACGTCCCTGCACATCCAGCTGCAGAGTGGCCG ctttgaCTGCGCGGACCGGCAGTTCCACTCAGTGGCAGCAGCCTGGCAGGCCCGCCTGGAGAGCCCTGCGGACGTGAAGGAGCTCATCCCGGAGTTCTTCTACTTCCCCGACTTCCTGGAGAACCAGAACG GCTTCGACCTGGGCTGCCTCCAGATGACCAACGAGAAGGTGGGCGACGTGGTGCTGCCGCCGTGGGCCAGCTCTCCCGAGGACTTCATCCAGCAGCACCGCCAGGCTCTG gagtcCGAGTATGTGTCTGCCCACCTGCATGAGTGGATCGACCTCATCTTTGGCTACAAGCAGCGGGGACCGGCCGCGGAGAAGGCCCTCAACGTCTTCTATTACTGCACCTATGAGG GGGCCGTGGACCTGGACCACGTGGTGGACGAGCGGGAACGGAAGGCTCTGGAGGGCATTATCAGTAATTTTGGGCAGACTCCCTGTCAGCTGCTCAAG GAGCCACATCCAGCTCGGCTCTCCGCCGAGGAAGCAGCCCAGCGCCTTGCACGTCTGGACACTAACTCACCTAGCATCTTCCAGCACCTGGACCAGCTCAAGGCCTTCTTCGCAGAG GTCATCAGTGATGACGTGCCCCTGGTACTGGCCCTGGTTCCCCACCGGCAGTCCCACTCCTTCACCATCCAGGGCTCCTCAGACCTGTTG GTGACCGTGAGTGCCAGTGGGCTGTTGGGCATCCACAACTGGTTGCCCTATGACCGGAACATAAACAACTATTTCAGCTTCAGCAAAGACGCCACCATAGGCAACCCCAA GATGCAACGACTGCTGAGCGGCCCGTGGGTGCCAGACTGTGGTGTGAGTGGGCAAGCCCTGGCCGTAGCCCCCGACGGAAAGCTGCTGTTCAGCGGTGGCCATTGGGATGGCAGCCTGCGAGTGACCGCACTGCCGCGGGGCAAGCTGCTGAAGCAACTCAACCGCCACCTTG ATGTCGTGACCTGCCTTGCACTGGACACCTGTGGCATCTACCTCATCTCGGGCTCCCGGGACACCACGTGCATGGTGTGGCGGCTCCTGCAGGAG GGTGGTCTCTCGGTGGGACTGGCATCAAAGCCCGTGCAGGTCCTGTACGGGCATGAGGCTGCGGTGAGCTGTGTGGCCATCAGCACTGAACTCGACATGGCTGTATCTGGATCTGAG GATGGAACTGTGATCATCCACACTGTACGCCGTGGCCAATTTGTGGCAGCACTACGCCCCCCAGGGGCCACGTTACCCGGACCTGTGTCCCATCTGGAGCTGGGGTCTGAGGGCCAGATTGTGGTACAGAGCTCAGCGAGGGAGCGTGTGGGGGCTCAG GTCACCTACTCCTTGCACCTGTACTCCGTGAATGGGAAGTTACGGGCTTCACTGCCCCTGGTGGAGCAGCCCACAGCCCTGGCCGTGACAGAGGACTTTGTTTTGCTGGGCACAGCCCAGTGTGCCCTGCACATCCTCCACCTGAACAA acTGCTCCCGGCTGCGCCTCCCCTACCCATGAAGGTGCCCATCCGCAGCGTGGCTGTGACCAAGGAGCGCAGCCACGTGCTCGTGGGCCTGGAGGACGGCAAGCTTATCGTGGTGGGCGCGGGGCAGCCCTCTGAG GTGCGCAGCAGCCAGTTCGCGCGGAAGCTGTGGCGGTCCTCCAGGCGCATCTCTCAGGTGTCCTCGGGGGAGACAGAGTACAACCCTGGAGAGGCGCGCTGA